In Candidatus Kapaibacterium thiocyanatum, the DNA window AAGCCGGTGTGATCGATCCTACGAAGGTATCGCGCGTCGCTCTCGAGAACGCGGCGTCGGTCGCTTCCCTTCTCATCACGACGGAAGCCACGATCGTGGAACGTCCGGAGAAGGAAAAGGCGCCCGCCATGCCTCACGGCGGCGGAATGGACATGTACTAAGAGATCTGTCGATAGATAGAGTCATCATGGCGGGGCCGGTGAAAACCGGCTCCGCTTTTTTTGTTTTGGACAGACGTGTACGGCTTCGATGTGCATGTCATCACCGACACAGTCTGAACATCATTGCCCCGTCTGTCGCATCTTTGCCCCATGCCCCTCTATGACATCCATACCCACCACCGCTCCGCACGACTCGACGTCGTCTCCATCCTGAACGTGATGGTGGACGAAGGCACGACGTCGCTGCCGGATACGGCACCATGCAGTGTGGGAATGCATCCGTGGACGCGGCACGACGATATCGAAAAGGCATGGGAACGTTGCGTGATGCTCGCCCATCGGCCGTCGGTGGTGGCGATAGGAGAGGCCGGGCTCGACCGTAACGTCGACACGCCATGGGACGAGCAGATGGAGATCTTTCGCAGGCATATCGCCTTGAGCGAAGAACTCGGCAAGCCCCTCGTCGTGCACTGCGTACGTGCGTTCGACGAGGTCATCAAGGAGCGACGAAACAACGAGGTGGAGCAACCCTGGATCCTTCACGGCTTCAACAAGGGGGGAGACGTGATGGACAGATTGATCGATGCCGGATGCCACCTGTCGTTCGGCGAGGCTCTGCTGAAGGAACGCTCACCTGCACGTGCAGCCATCGCCCGTATCCCGCATGGTCGGGTTCTCCTGGAGACCGACGACGCTTCCGTAACGATCGAAGACATCTACATGACGGCCGCCACGCTTCGTGGCATGACGCCGGAAGGCATCGAAGCCATGACGACGCGAACGGTACGGCACCTGTTCCCGCAGCTTGCCGTACGGTGAAACGGCGACGATCCGACGTATGGAGCATGCCCCGGCAAGGGGTTGACGTCGACTTCCGGTTCCTTTCGCATGCCGGTCACTGTTCCTGAACATCGATCCGTTGTCGACGACGCCCGGGTCTCGGGAATTGGCGATTTTTGTCCGCCATGCTCAATCCAGCCAATGACTATCGCGACCGTATCCATGCGACGAGAGACTCGTCCTGGACATCCCGTACCCGCCTTCTGCTCGGCGACGATCCGGTCGACCGTATGCAGCGTGCCCATGTCCTCGTCGTAGGCATGGGCGGCGTCGGCTCCTATGCCGCCGAATTCATCGCCCGCGCCGGTGTGGGTCGTATGACGATCGTCGACGGAGACGTGATCGAACCGAGCAACCGGAACAGGCAACTGCCTGCGACGGTGGAGACGGAGGGGCAGTACAAGGTCGAAGTCATGCGCGACCGCCTGCGCGCCATCAATCCGGACATCCGTCTCGTCGCCGTCAGGGAGTTCATCACGCCATCGCGCATCGATCGTCTGCTCGCCGCGCGATACGACTTCATCGTCGATGCCATCGATTCGCTGACGCCGAAGATATGGTTGCTCGCAGGGGCCCATGCCAAGGGCATGCGCATCGTGAGCGCCATGGGAGCGGGCGGGAAGCTGGATCCGACGAAGATCCGCGTGGCCGATATCTCGGCGACGGAGAAATGCAATCTCGCACGATACGTGCGCAAGCGGCTACGCCGCAAGGGCGTGAACGACGGTATCTCCGCCGTCTATTCCATCGAACCCGTCGTGGAGGAATCGCTCATGTTCACCGATGGTCTGAACTTCAAGAAGTCCGCGTTCGGGACGGTATCCTATCTCCCCGCCGCCTTCGGTGGTGCTTGTGCCAGCGTCGTCATCCGGGGCCTCTCGGCGGACGTCGAGGTGAAGGACGTCGTGCCTGATGGAACGAACGGACAATGAACGTTCTCGTCATCGGCTACGGTCTCGCGGGAGCCTGGCTCGTACGCAGTCTGCAGGAAGCGGGCGCCGTCGTGACGGCGGTGGATGCGGCCGATGCGTCGAGTGCGTCGAGAGTTGCGGCCGGTATCATCAATCCGTTGACGGGAAAGCGACTCAAGCCCACGTGGGAAGGCGAACTGCTCTGGCACGATGCCGTCCGCGAATACCGACGTCTCGAACAGGACTTCGGAATCGATGTCTTTCGCCCATTGCGTCTCCGCCGCGTCTTCCGCGACCAGGAATCGCTGATGTGGTTCGGGAAACGTCGGGATGACCCCGAACGTGCATGGATGACGCTCGAAGCGATGGAGGCCGGCGTTCATGACGGTATACGATATCCATTCGGTGGCTACGAACAACACGAAGCCGCTGCCGTCGATATTCCCGCACTGCTTGATGCCGGGCGGAAGAGATTGATCGATACCGAAGCGTATATCCAGGCGATGGTATCTCCCGAAGAGGTCGTCGAGCACGGTGATACCGTCGTCTGGAACGGACGATCCTTCGATACGGTGATATGGTGCGAAGGCCATTCGATGCTGCGGCATCCGCTCTGGTCCTGGTTGCCGCTCGAGCCCGTCAAGGGCGAGATCCTCGACGTGGAGATTCCCGGTTTCGACGTTCCCTACATCGTATCGTCGGGAATATGGTGCGTGCCGGACAGGAACGGAGCATATCGCTATCGCATCGGTTCGACCTATGACTGGGATCACCTCGACGTCGATGCCACGGACGCGGCGCGAAGGGCGCTGCTGGACGATGCCCGGGACCTGTTCGGACGCGACATCGTCGTCCACGATCAACGCGCAGGTATCAGGCCGGCGGCCAAGAGCAAGCGTCCGTTCCTCGGACGACATCCGGAACGGCCATGTCACGCGATCATGAACGGCCTGGGTACGAAGGGTTCACTCCTTGCGCCGTACTTTGCACGTCAGCTCGCCCGACACCTCGTGCTGGGTGAAGCTCTTCATCCTGAAACAACAGTACTTCGATGGTGGAATCATGATGTTCGATAATGCCGTAAGCTATGTCCATGCCCTGCTTCGCACCCATCTCCGCGGCGGCGATATCGTCGTGGACGCCACGGCCGGAAACGGATGGGATGCGGCGGTGATGGCATCGTGCATCGGTACCGGTACGCTCTATTGCTTCGACGTCCAGCAGACGGCGCTCGACGTCACGGCTGTCCGTCTGCCTGGCCTGCCCGTCGATGCGCGTCTCGTACTGGCCGGACACGAGACGATGCGCGAGCATGTCGATGCCTCGCATCGGGGACAGGTACGGGCCGTGACGTTCAATCTCGGCTATCTTCCCGGTGGGGACAAGGAGATCACGACGATGGCCGATACGACGCGTGCCGCGCTCGATGCCGCATTGGCACTCCTTGCCGACGACGGCGTGCTGACGGTTGTCTGCTATCGTCATCAGGAAGGCGAGCGCGAGCTCGACATGTGCCGAGCCATGTTCTCGTCGTGGGAGCAGTCCGGCGTCACGTGCATCGAAACATCCTTCATCAACCAGCAGGGCAAACCGCCCGTCGTCTTCGTCGCGGCGAAGAAGCCTGCTGCACCCATGCGTCTCGACCAGCGTTGACGATACCAACGGAGCATCCCATGAAAGCGATAATCATTCTCGTTACATTGATCGTCGGAATCACAGCCATGTCTGCACAGTCACTGCACGATTTCACCATGAAGGACATCGACGGCAAGGAAACGGCACTCGCTTCGTACAAGGGCAAGGTCGTTCTCGTCGTCAACGTCGCCTCATTCTGCGGCTACACCAAGCAATACAAGCCGCTCGAAGCACTGTATCGCAAATACAAGGATCGCGGGCTGGTCGTCGCCGGCTTCCCCGCGAACGACTTCGGAGCACAGGAGCCGGGAACGGACAAGGAGATCGCTACGTTCTGTTCGACCACGTACGACGTGACCTTCCCGATGTTCTCGAAGATCACGGTGAAGGGCGAGCACAAGGCTCCGCTCTATGCCTTCCTCACGAGCGGTGGCGGTAATCCCGCTCTGGCCGGCGAGATCGACTGGAACTTCGAGAAGTTCCTCGTCGGCAAGGACGGGCGCATCATCCACCGCTACAAGAGCGACGTCGATCCCATGAGCGAAGAAGTCCTGCGTGATATCGAGAAGGCACTCTGATGCATCGAATCGTCCCGAATGCCGCGAAGCGTCTTCTGTCCCTCTCATGCTGTCTCGTCCTCGCCGGTTCGCTGCACGCCCAGGAACTGTTGTACGGCGATGAATTCAACGACAACGAAAAGGAATGGTTCACCGGTGAATCGTCCGATGGCGCCGCGAATGGGGAAATCGAGGACGGCATCTATCGCATGACGTATACGGGTGACGGATACCGCTACTTCTACCAGAACGTCGATCTGCCGGTCGACAGGAACTGGTCGATCGAGATCCGCATGCGTCAGAAGGAAGGAAAGGTCGATCATGGATACGGCCTTCTCTGGAACGGTCAGGACGCGGACAACATGTACGAGTTCATCGTGACGCATGATGGCTA includes these proteins:
- a CDS encoding tRNA threonylcarbamoyladenosine dehydratase, with product MLNPANDYRDRIHATRDSSWTSRTRLLLGDDPVDRMQRAHVLVVGMGGVGSYAAEFIARAGVGRMTIVDGDVIEPSNRNRQLPATVETEGQYKVEVMRDRLRAINPDIRLVAVREFITPSRIDRLLAARYDFIVDAIDSLTPKIWLLAGAHAKGMRIVSAMGAGGKLDPTKIRVADISATEKCNLARYVRKRLRRKGVNDGISAVYSIEPVVEESLMFTDGLNFKKSAFGTVSYLPAAFGGACASVVIRGLSADVEVKDVVPDGTNGQ
- a CDS encoding glutathione peroxidase → MKAIIILVTLIVGITAMSAQSLHDFTMKDIDGKETALASYKGKVVLVVNVASFCGYTKQYKPLEALYRKYKDRGLVVAGFPANDFGAQEPGTDKEIATFCSTTYDVTFPMFSKITVKGEHKAPLYAFLTSGGGNPALAGEIDWNFEKFLVGKDGRIIHRYKSDVDPMSEEVLRDIEKAL